The following proteins are co-located in the Brevibacillus laterosporus DSM 25 genome:
- a CDS encoding PKD domain-containing protein, translated as MSDAHPWLDVMLTEKHLLEGLADLCIANGWRKEAEFHKVVYASRLTKPTIVRFFLPLARPDVDIPKLAYPDDFYIYLDGKLMPSTYYSVIEKANGGLRIEFEPGVQGQAAIYYSEIEGTEEFEFYVAKHYILRNISGNLFGMAVLGKVKEQIYNTGERVPFSVYHPAADWGTQLMPHDTGIFSWAIKKVEEEDLYERHTLYFYQLDKFIVGGNMIVGWQDPKEFQRVALDVEVQSSMWGLQSKSQALQFKVTEQYPQFYQSPIVTSRTRIPQLESIDTIGGLHVKYTNWWSDSNVFVRGFVDGKSLMFIIISDTAPVWNSNAVPAIPLYMGDFDIEGEMEEVLKRDLVFDLDQASRKKITIVSNNPMKSQGSKVKVWLSGDVNGDEGELVKVSVEGVEVGVFHTIDYQSPVDIKTDAEYLGEFDVFGIDDKSTITIEVQSTAGVNAYPPVSARIWLDFTIYTDKGGKPAALFSGSALNKKGANVDNALRASATFDYDDYDADNWQDTLLPILKEYPVHPSNGIDSVMVKRTKYGARYQSYYFSWNVPPNNMPPLRETKKKEKHPRAWNNYMHELYKYQFSPSRYSEKAHASKAMLIHPEDGAHGTLRHVIFVSPLTIMNGDELTVADQYCDIDGMHKHLIYSYYLVEGISPMTKRPGTPFRPAGLGILKEGNITLPPIPPDPPPPLPFVVSISPSFSKIKTGESVNFTSSYSRHSPVLHFEWNGSEDHHKGSYSVDQAQFTFKQSGTYTVTLTIVNEQGQKGKASATIEVIEPPPPPPPPPPPNTQKCGKLAESGGGQRTEKYHELGSNGGNVVIDYDMYGVPDRMDVFYQDNLVASTYGEVSNKGSLSFQYNPFGGITQIKVVVSSSSSGTQWEYLVHCPSP; from the coding sequence ATGTCTGATGCTCACCCTTGGCTTGATGTCATGCTGACTGAAAAACATTTGCTTGAAGGTTTAGCTGATCTATGTATAGCGAATGGTTGGAGAAAGGAAGCTGAATTTCACAAAGTAGTGTACGCATCTCGACTGACCAAACCAACTATTGTTCGGTTCTTTTTACCCTTGGCTCGCCCCGATGTTGATATTCCCAAGCTAGCTTATCCAGATGATTTTTATATTTATTTGGATGGCAAATTAATGCCTAGTACGTATTATAGCGTAATAGAGAAGGCAAATGGAGGCTTACGAATTGAATTCGAACCAGGTGTGCAGGGACAAGCTGCGATTTACTATAGCGAGATAGAGGGTACAGAGGAGTTTGAGTTTTACGTTGCCAAACACTATATCCTACGGAACATCTCGGGAAACTTGTTTGGAATGGCCGTACTTGGAAAGGTAAAGGAACAAATTTATAACACAGGTGAAAGAGTACCCTTTTCTGTTTATCATCCAGCTGCAGATTGGGGTACACAACTTATGCCGCATGACACAGGCATTTTTTCTTGGGCAATTAAAAAAGTGGAGGAAGAAGACCTGTATGAACGACATACGTTATATTTCTACCAACTGGATAAATTTATAGTAGGCGGCAATATGATCGTAGGCTGGCAAGATCCGAAAGAGTTTCAACGAGTTGCGTTAGACGTAGAGGTTCAATCGTCGATGTGGGGATTACAATCCAAGTCCCAAGCATTGCAATTTAAAGTCACAGAGCAGTATCCGCAATTTTACCAATCTCCAATCGTTACTTCAAGAACCCGAATTCCACAGCTAGAAAGCATTGATACTATCGGAGGTTTACACGTAAAATACACCAACTGGTGGAGCGATAGCAATGTGTTTGTTAGAGGTTTTGTAGATGGTAAATCGCTCATGTTTATCATTATCTCAGATACTGCACCTGTATGGAATAGTAATGCGGTACCTGCTATCCCTCTTTATATGGGAGATTTTGATATAGAGGGCGAGATGGAGGAAGTTCTGAAGAGAGATCTTGTCTTTGATCTTGACCAAGCATCGCGCAAAAAAATAACTATCGTGTCCAATAATCCAATGAAATCACAGGGGTCAAAAGTCAAAGTCTGGTTATCTGGGGATGTAAATGGGGATGAAGGTGAGCTTGTAAAGGTCTCTGTAGAAGGGGTAGAGGTAGGAGTTTTTCATACAATTGACTATCAGAGTCCAGTTGATATAAAAACGGATGCAGAGTACCTAGGAGAGTTTGATGTTTTTGGAATAGACGATAAGAGCACTATTACGATTGAGGTTCAGAGTACTGCTGGGGTAAACGCATATCCTCCTGTATCAGCCCGCATATGGCTTGATTTTACTATTTATACAGATAAGGGTGGTAAGCCAGCAGCTTTGTTCTCTGGTTCTGCTTTAAATAAAAAAGGGGCAAATGTAGACAACGCATTAAGGGCTTCTGCCACATTTGATTATGATGATTACGATGCAGACAACTGGCAAGATACCTTGTTACCCATTTTAAAGGAATATCCAGTCCATCCGAGTAACGGGATCGATTCTGTCATGGTAAAAAGAACGAAATACGGCGCACGTTATCAATCCTATTATTTTTCTTGGAATGTTCCGCCTAATAACATGCCTCCCTTGCGTGAAACCAAAAAGAAAGAAAAACATCCAAGAGCTTGGAACAACTATATGCACGAGCTATACAAATATCAATTCAGCCCTTCCAGATATAGTGAAAAAGCACATGCATCCAAAGCTATGCTGATTCATCCAGAAGATGGAGCTCATGGAACGCTACGACATGTTATTTTTGTATCTCCCTTAACTATAATGAATGGTGATGAATTAACTGTAGCCGATCAATACTGCGATATAGACGGAATGCATAAACATTTAATCTATTCCTACTACCTAGTGGAGGGAATTTCTCCCATGACGAAACGACCTGGAACTCCTTTTCGTCCAGCAGGGCTCGGGATTCTAAAGGAAGGAAACATTACGCTTCCTCCAATTCCCCCCGATCCACCGCCGCCACTGCCATTCGTGGTATCCATTTCACCATCCTTTTCGAAAATAAAGACTGGAGAATCCGTTAACTTTACATCAAGTTATAGTAGGCATTCGCCCGTTCTACATTTTGAATGGAATGGATCGGAAGACCACCATAAGGGGAGTTATTCAGTAGATCAGGCTCAATTTACATTCAAGCAGAGTGGAACCTACACGGTAACACTAACGATTGTAAATGAACAGGGGCAAAAAGGGAAAGCGTCGGCAACGATTGAAGTTATAGAGCCGCCACCACCACCACCTCCGCCACCACCTCCAAACACGCAAAAATGTGGCAAACTGGCAGAATCGGGCGGAGGACAGCGGACGGAAAAATATCATGAGCTCGGTTCAAATGGAGGGAATGTTGTTATTGACTACGACATGTACGGAGTGCCTGATCGTATGGATGTCTTTTATCAAGATAATCTAGTGGCTAGTACTTATGGAGAAGTAAGTAACAAAGGGAGCTTGTCGTTTCAATATAATCCATTTGGTGGAATAACCCAGATTAAGGTCGTCGTATCATCAAGCAGTTCGGGTACTCAATGGGAATACTTGGTGCATTGCCCTAGTCCATAG
- a CDS encoding major virion structural protein has product MAWFDGDSTIQLFPDKLEKLFNDHGWQTYVKYRALTDHARRVTTKFADVRLFRSVGSDGQVRNFGMVYGYGGKFKKPGEVDYISQNSVLGEATLLTGSTTQLQVIVYPIEKGSLMLYKNGVFVDKAEYKVEDFTGVITLNSPTEPNDKFTVSYAPAPNAPDMPKRLYFFTYDDVRSEKIVQGMDGNVKVGDPESILPDGDGTKRSFPIPTVTTIKEGTVRLYINQIEISPEEYDVDYTTNTIKILSTRPAPDLGAELHASYVRVLVGTGTKTINYGDILVKKFDPDDGKSMMDGVYSAITYIYPSMPTALSFTPLDHFDRGWQRDSTMFYWGNMTKDRIVLFLRPDPTAGPENTYYAPLYIGRMTTLGKSPRKNHVIMSGCRPKDEIKWKKDMKLGALFVDFGNHTSNGNSSVQLQQSIGGTYYQEHYLAFITHDKMVDEGESRFNPSVYSGKYHISPMYVVHPNDGFVGKLDECYAIHPKNISQLDELEVIETSENEDLGKGDGVKKTFHLSHQPSLKDDGTPFKLEVKVDCTMMVLGTDYTLDFETKRIVFLDGKEPAKDAEILATYDYKQLYRYTLADTPVCPLTLATISPFAPIGLGILKDTLVKNS; this is encoded by the coding sequence ATGGCATGGTTTGATGGAGATTCTACCATTCAGTTGTTTCCTGATAAACTTGAAAAATTATTTAATGATCATGGGTGGCAAACTTATGTAAAATATCGCGCGCTAACAGATCATGCAAGAAGAGTCACAACAAAATTTGCAGATGTACGATTGTTTCGATCCGTTGGAAGTGATGGTCAAGTTCGAAATTTTGGTATGGTATATGGCTACGGTGGTAAATTCAAGAAGCCTGGTGAAGTAGATTATATTTCACAAAATTCAGTGTTAGGTGAAGCTACTTTGCTTACGGGTTCAACAACCCAATTGCAAGTCATTGTTTACCCTATCGAAAAAGGATCACTAATGCTTTACAAAAATGGAGTATTTGTTGATAAAGCAGAGTATAAGGTGGAGGACTTTACTGGAGTTATTACTCTCAATTCTCCGACAGAACCTAATGATAAATTCACGGTTTCCTATGCCCCCGCACCAAATGCCCCTGATATGCCCAAAAGATTGTATTTCTTTACCTATGATGATGTTCGAAGCGAGAAGATTGTTCAAGGAATGGATGGCAATGTAAAAGTAGGTGATCCTGAATCAATTTTGCCTGATGGGGATGGCACCAAACGAAGCTTCCCGATTCCAACAGTAACTACAATTAAGGAAGGAACGGTACGTCTTTATATAAACCAGATTGAAATTTCGCCTGAGGAGTACGACGTAGATTACACGACGAACACAATCAAAATTCTTTCCACTCGTCCAGCTCCTGATTTGGGGGCAGAGCTACATGCTTCCTATGTACGTGTGTTAGTTGGAACTGGAACAAAGACAATTAACTATGGCGATATCTTAGTGAAAAAATTTGATCCAGATGATGGTAAATCTATGATGGATGGTGTATATTCTGCCATTACTTATATTTATCCATCCATGCCAACTGCCTTGTCCTTTACTCCTTTAGATCATTTTGATCGAGGTTGGCAACGTGACTCTACTATGTTTTATTGGGGAAATATGACAAAGGATCGAATCGTTTTATTCCTGCGTCCTGATCCAACAGCGGGTCCTGAGAACACCTATTATGCTCCTTTATATATTGGACGTATGACAACGCTTGGTAAGTCTCCACGTAAAAATCATGTGATTATGTCAGGGTGTCGTCCAAAAGATGAGATTAAATGGAAGAAGGATATGAAATTAGGAGCTCTGTTCGTTGACTTTGGTAACCATACCTCCAATGGTAATAGTAGTGTACAGTTGCAACAATCTATTGGTGGTACGTATTACCAAGAGCATTATCTAGCTTTTATTACACATGACAAAATGGTTGATGAAGGTGAGTCACGCTTCAATCCATCTGTTTATAGTGGGAAATATCATATTTCGCCAATGTATGTAGTACATCCAAACGATGGTTTTGTTGGTAAGCTGGATGAGTGCTATGCTATCCATCCAAAAAATATCTCTCAGTTGGACGAGCTAGAAGTAATTGAGACTTCTGAAAATGAAGATCTGGGTAAAGGAGATGGAGTGAAGAAAACCTTCCATCTCTCCCACCAACCTTCACTAAAAGATGATGGGACCCCTTTCAAGCTGGAGGTAAAAGTAGATTGTACGATGATGGTGCTTGGAACGGATTATACGCTTGATTTTGAAACAAAGAGAATTGTGTTCTTGGATGGAAAAGAACCTGCGAAAGATGCAGAAATACTTGCTACTTATGACTATAAGCAGCTGTATCGCTATACATTGGCAGATACACCTGTATGTCCTTTAACGTTAGCAACCATAAGCCCGTTTGCACCTATCGGTCTTGGTATCCTAAAAGACACACTTGTTAAAAACAGCTAA